Proteins encoded together in one Coffea arabica cultivar ET-39 chromosome 2c, Coffea Arabica ET-39 HiFi, whole genome shotgun sequence window:
- the LOC140035415 gene encoding transcription factor bHLH18-like has protein sequence MDVFDEELSAAAVHYFQYSLVFKRQFIFLHLFLYLSSVSKRQFILLQIFGSLSSVMVAHLFVPERPAKQHKPNGYNLSSIHNVPNFDQASSCPLILTFGNPNMLGINPQQVSLGTLNPEDDAVSEVLTSQGSFVKLDEATNTTVQTKAKKPGGRTRLRTQNYDHVVAERKRYELFSQSFMALSTIVPGLKKMHKTFILEERAKKLEEQTMEPAVLVKKPQLLVENEGYLDDMAGPDEQPRIEI, from the exons ATGGACGTCTTTGATGAAGAGTTATCTGCCGCAGCTGTCCATTACTTTCAATATTCTCTTGTCTTCAAAAGGCAATTCATCTTTCTCCACCTATTTCTATATCTTAGTTCTGTATCCAAAAGGCAATTCATCCTTCTCCAGATTTTCGGATCTCTTAGTTCAGTGATGGTAGCTCATCTATTTGTTCCTGAAAGACCAGCCAAACAGCACAAGCCTAATGGCTATAACTTGTCAAGCATCCACAATGTGccaaattttgatcaagcttctTCTTGTCCACTGATTCTCACTTTTGGGAATCCAAATATGCTAGGAATAAATCCTCAACAAGTGAGTCTAGGAACATTGAACCCTGAGGATGATGCAGTGTCTGAGGTTTTGACATCCCAAGGTTCATTTGTAAAACTTGATGAGGCCACTAATACTACTGTCCAAACAAAAGCAAAGAAACCTGGCGGTCGTACAAGGTTACGAACCCAAAACTATGATCACGTAGTAGCAGAAAGAAAGCGATACGAGCTGTTCAGCCAGAGTTTCATGGCTCTTTCCACCATAGTTCCTGGTCTCAAGAAG ATGCATAAAACTTTCATTCTTGAGGAGAGAGCAAAGAAGCTGGAGGAACAAACCATGGAACCAGCGGTGCTTGTGAAGAAACCACAACTCTTAGTTGAAAATGAAGGTTATTTAGATGATATGGCTGGCCCTGATGAGCAGCCACGGATTGAAATTTAG
- the LOC113727669 gene encoding transcription factor bHLH25-like, which produces MESAELANKSEFLAEGEGSSDEMGSTSDQRPLPQIEAKVCDNKVLLRLHCENQRGVLIKILSQVEKLNLAVSNTNVSQFGKNRALDITIIAEMEKEFNLTIKELVRNLQSALQLVN; this is translated from the exons ATGGAATCTGCAGAGCTTGCGAACAAGTCAGAATTTCTAGCTGAAGGTGAGGGATCTTCAGATGAGATGGGCAGCACCAGTGATCAGCGGCCACTACCTCAAATTGAAGCCAAAGTTTGTGATAACAAAGTTCTTCTGAGACTTCACTGTGAAAATCAACGAGGAGTGCTGATAAAAATACTCTCTCAAGTAGAAAAGCTCAATCTTGCTGTTTCTAACACTAATGTCTCACAATTTGGAAAAAATCGGGCTCTTGATATAACTATTATTGCGGAG ATGGAGAAAGAATTCAACCTGACAATCAAAGAACTGGTTAGAAATCTTCAATCAGCTCTTCAGCTTGTGAACTAA